A genomic window from Winogradskyella sp. J14-2 includes:
- a CDS encoding DUF4870 domain-containing protein: MESNYHTLKRTDNQLLVITHLTQMLTYITGFGGLIVPLILWATQKDKVEGMDDHGKAIVNFQLSIIIYCLLSIPLIFLFGLGILLLILIGILAFVMPIINAIKASNGELSSYPLSLNFIS, from the coding sequence ATGGAATCTAATTATCACACATTGAAACGTACAGACAATCAGTTGTTAGTTATTACGCATCTTACACAGATGTTAACTTATATTACAGGTTTTGGTGGTTTAATAGTACCATTAATCCTCTGGGCAACGCAAAAAGATAAAGTAGAAGGTATGGATGATCATGGCAAGGCTATAGTTAATTTTCAATTGAGTATTATAATATATTGTTTACTAAGTATACCTTTAATCTTCCTGTTTGGTTTAGGAATTTTACTTTTAATATTAATAGGAATTTTAGCATTTGTAATGCCTATAATAAATGCAATAAAAGCTAGTAATGGAGAATTATCTAGCTACCCATTATCTCTTAATTTTATTAGTTAG
- a CDS encoding TolC family protein, which yields MYKLKYLITFTLIGFISGIYAQDMRSISKDEVLSKVSEFNQQIKISVEAFNEAKADYRQTNAVFLPNISVSHTAMTTTNPLMAFGSKLNQEIVTQADFNPDALNDPSQIENYATVFEFQQPLINMDGFYQRKAAKYKMEAMALQTDRVKDYVNFEVENAYMQLQLAYKAVTVLEKALEATEANLQLAQNSYDQGYLQQSDVLLVKVRVTEVKNQLQTARSNVKNASNYLSFLMNDVSDVVLKPQDSLQLETTVLETDEKLSEERADIKAMQLAANARETMYKSDKMTFLPTLNAFGSYQLYDDSLFQFGADGYLIGAELKWNILQGTKRFGKAKKSKATLEKSKLEYEQYVSKSQLELNKTKRLIQDMESKLQLSKLAMEQSKEALRIRTNRFKEGLEKTTDLLMAETQFAQKELEYYQTIFEYNSTKAYLKFLTVN from the coding sequence ATGTATAAACTAAAATATCTTATCACATTCACTTTAATAGGTTTCATATCTGGTATTTATGCTCAAGACATGAGATCTATTTCAAAAGATGAAGTATTAAGTAAGGTTTCTGAATTTAATCAGCAAATAAAGATTTCGGTTGAAGCTTTTAATGAGGCCAAAGCAGATTACAGACAAACCAATGCTGTGTTTTTACCAAATATTAGTGTGTCTCACACTGCAATGACTACAACGAACCCATTAATGGCTTTTGGATCTAAGCTAAATCAAGAGATTGTAACTCAAGCAGATTTTAATCCAGATGCATTAAATGATCCAAGTCAGATTGAAAACTATGCTACGGTTTTTGAGTTTCAGCAACCATTAATCAATATGGATGGGTTTTACCAACGTAAAGCTGCAAAGTATAAAATGGAAGCTATGGCTTTGCAAACAGACAGAGTTAAGGATTATGTGAATTTTGAAGTCGAAAACGCCTATATGCAATTGCAATTAGCATATAAAGCGGTTACTGTTTTAGAAAAAGCGTTGGAGGCAACTGAGGCAAATTTACAACTGGCACAAAATAGTTACGATCAAGGCTATTTACAACAATCTGATGTGCTCTTGGTTAAAGTAAGAGTTACAGAGGTAAAAAACCAATTGCAAACGGCAAGGAGTAATGTGAAAAATGCTTCAAACTATTTATCATTTTTAATGAACGATGTTTCAGATGTGGTTTTAAAACCTCAGGATTCTCTTCAGTTGGAAACTACCGTTTTAGAAACTGATGAAAAGCTTAGTGAAGAACGTGCAGACATAAAAGCAATGCAATTAGCTGCCAATGCCAGAGAGACTATGTACAAGTCCGATAAAATGACATTTCTACCAACCTTAAATGCCTTTGGTAGCTACCAATTGTATGACGATAGTTTATTTCAGTTTGGTGCTGATGGTTATTTAATTGGTGCCGAATTAAAATGGAACATTCTTCAAGGTACTAAGCGATTTGGTAAAGCAAAAAAATCTAAGGCAACTCTAGAAAAGTCAAAATTAGAGTATGAGCAATATGTTTCTAAAAGTCAATTAGAACTCAATAAAACCAAACGCCTTATTCAAGATATGGAAAGCAAATTACAATTGTCAAAATTAGCAATGGAACAATCTAAAGAGGCTTTAAGAATTAGAACTAATCGATTTAAAGAAGGCTTAGAAAAAACAACAGATTTGCTTATGGCAGAAACACAATTTGCACAAAAAGAACTCGAATATTATCAAACCATTTTTGAATATAATAGTACTAAAGCCTATTTAAAATTTTTAACCGTAAACTAA
- a CDS encoding histidine kinase, translated as MSNVSKLPDVVFYDIIEDHQNYIWLAANKGLYRYDGKHYKRFSHPKQKANSLFQLNFDSDNKLWCNNIYGQLFYVENDSLKLFYDASELVKGQLASYQVLDTCIRIFTVTGIYDIDISTKKITKIFDGMCISNANINTTNYTFAINFEGYLKRHRIYKFNSNESESIFEITSLKRIQSPKLFAFQNLIFFTHKSIEGNIIYAINNENNAVTKLKTPLQVQHETIYNLLKVNNVYWFLTSSGVFVYGFENERFTFKEQLFKTESITDVQVDFNNNYWFTTLDNGVFVSPNLNIRRVELSNIDSKVTASVALQNNQFVLGTNDGKLLFYNHNQLIKTLQLPGKKIIGELYFDKKTEQLIISINASESFVVNLNTYKITDVNNRFSVAKTFSKIDDNTMFYGNYRQGIVYKNPFSNPEKNILKESRVTASVVSNKHLFVSYIDGLYKYDMQTFSAEEITFNANSLLVNALTKTNGTVWIATQHNGLLKYENNILKPSGIKLPENIQINAIGADGLALWISTDAGLFQYHTKANQLKSLSAQDGLNTAVNDFLILQNQIIVTLPKAFYALPKSDTLFKAFNTAKVRVEAVKINDRDTLVTDRYTLPYDLNKVDISFNSNGFQSNQHVSYQYRVKQIDTSWQTIPLNTHFVTYNRLASGTYTFELKAKNLSAKQAVFSSPITFVIAKPFWETYWFYALVLLTIFGLIWLYFRWRLQQKEAQRIAEIDKILMDKKITNLRLENLRSQMNPHFIFNALNSIQDYIISNEKELASSYLVKFSRLIRMYLDYSQQNEITLEEELNALKLYLELEKVRFEDELEYKVSIGNQLKMQQIKVPSLFIQPYVENALKHGLLHKLNDRQLHIEAKITKQNKLQITIEDNGIGRAQSRKIKRPNQQHKPFATKANEERTRLYKNNLKRNINIEIIDLYNPKDQPTGTKVVISMPIQ; from the coding sequence ATGTCTAATGTATCTAAGCTACCAGATGTAGTATTTTATGATATTATAGAAGACCACCAAAATTACATTTGGTTAGCGGCTAACAAAGGCCTTTATCGCTACGACGGAAAACATTACAAACGGTTTAGCCATCCTAAACAAAAAGCAAATTCACTTTTTCAATTAAATTTCGATTCAGATAACAAACTTTGGTGTAACAATATTTACGGACAGTTATTTTATGTAGAAAATGATAGTCTCAAACTATTTTATGATGCCAGTGAATTGGTAAAAGGGCAATTAGCATCTTACCAAGTCTTAGATACCTGCATTAGGATATTTACAGTGACAGGTATTTATGATATTGATATTAGCACAAAAAAAATCACCAAAATTTTTGATGGCATGTGCATAAGTAATGCCAATATAAATACTACTAATTACACGTTTGCTATAAATTTTGAAGGCTATTTGAAACGTCATCGTATTTATAAATTTAATAGCAATGAGTCCGAAAGTATATTTGAAATAACAAGTTTAAAGAGAATACAATCTCCAAAATTATTCGCATTTCAAAATCTTATATTTTTTACACATAAGAGTATAGAGGGTAATATAATATATGCTATAAATAATGAAAATAATGCTGTAACCAAACTTAAAACACCATTACAGGTACAGCATGAAACTATTTATAACCTTCTAAAAGTTAATAATGTTTATTGGTTTTTAACCAGTTCTGGTGTTTTTGTTTATGGTTTTGAAAATGAGAGATTTACCTTTAAAGAACAGCTTTTTAAAACAGAATCTATTACCGATGTTCAAGTAGATTTTAATAATAACTATTGGTTTACAACTTTAGATAATGGTGTGTTTGTGTCGCCAAATTTAAATATTCGTCGTGTAGAATTATCAAATATAGACTCTAAAGTCACAGCTTCTGTTGCTTTACAAAACAATCAATTTGTTTTAGGAACCAATGATGGTAAATTACTGTTTTACAATCACAATCAGCTAATAAAAACATTGCAATTACCAGGAAAAAAAATTATTGGGGAACTTTATTTTGATAAAAAAACTGAGCAATTAATCATTAGTATTAATGCTTCGGAGTCGTTTGTTGTCAATTTAAACACCTATAAGATTACCGATGTAAACAACCGATTTTCCGTTGCTAAAACATTTTCAAAAATTGATGATAATACCATGTTTTATGGTAATTACCGTCAAGGTATAGTATATAAAAATCCATTTAGTAATCCTGAAAAAAATATTCTCAAAGAAAGTCGTGTAACAGCTTCTGTGGTTTCTAATAAGCACTTATTTGTATCGTATATCGACGGACTTTACAAGTACGATATGCAAACATTTAGTGCAGAAGAAATCACGTTCAACGCTAATAGTTTGCTAGTTAATGCCTTAACAAAAACCAACGGGACGGTTTGGATTGCAACCCAACACAACGGGTTATTAAAGTACGAGAATAATATTCTAAAACCTTCAGGAATAAAACTTCCTGAAAATATTCAAATTAATGCTATTGGTGCCGATGGTTTAGCGTTATGGATTTCAACAGATGCTGGTTTGTTTCAATATCATACAAAAGCAAATCAGCTTAAATCTTTAAGTGCGCAAGATGGTTTAAATACCGCAGTAAATGATTTTTTAATTCTTCAAAATCAAATTATTGTAACCTTGCCTAAAGCATTTTATGCGCTACCAAAGTCGGATACATTGTTTAAAGCATTTAATACTGCCAAGGTGAGGGTAGAAGCCGTAAAAATTAATGATCGCGATACTTTGGTTACAGACAGGTACACACTACCTTACGATTTAAATAAAGTTGATATTTCGTTCAACTCAAATGGATTTCAATCTAATCAACACGTAAGTTATCAATACCGCGTTAAACAAATAGATACAAGTTGGCAAACTATACCTCTAAACACACATTTTGTTACCTATAATAGATTGGCTAGTGGTACGTACACGTTTGAGTTAAAAGCTAAAAATTTAAGTGCAAAACAAGCTGTTTTCAGTTCACCAATAACCTTTGTTATAGCCAAGCCATTTTGGGAAACTTATTGGTTTTACGCATTGGTTTTACTCACAATTTTTGGGTTGATATGGTTGTATTTTAGATGGCGATTGCAACAAAAAGAAGCACAGCGTATTGCTGAAATTGATAAAATTTTAATGGATAAGAAGATCACTAATTTAAGGTTAGAAAATCTGCGCTCTCAAATGAATCCGCATTTTATCTTCAATGCTTTAAATTCCATTCAAGATTATATTATTTCGAATGAAAAAGAATTGGCAAGTTCGTATTTAGTAAAGTTTAGTCGACTAATCCGTATGTATTTAGATTATAGTCAGCAAAATGAAATCACTTTAGAAGAAGAACTAAACGCTTTAAAACTGTATTTAGAACTAGAGAAAGTCCGTTTTGAGGACGAATTAGAGTACAAGGTTAGTATTGGTAATCAGTTGAAAATGCAACAGATAAAAGTGCCGTCATTATTCATTCAACCGTATGTAGAAAATGCTCTAAAACACGGATTATTACATAAGTTAAACGACCGACAATTGCATATTGAGGCCAAAATAACTAAGCAAAACAAATTGCAAATAACTATTGAAGACAATGGTATTGGTCGTGCACAATCCAGAAAAATAAAACGGCCAAACCAACAACATAAACCTTTTGCTACCAAAGCCAATGAAGAACGTACAAGGCTTTACAAAAATAATTTAAAGCGAAATATAAATATAGAAATTATAGATTTATATAATCCCAAAGACCAGCCCACTGGTACAAAAGTAGTAATATCAATGCCAATACAATAA
- a CDS encoding LytR/AlgR family response regulator transcription factor, with protein sequence MKTLIIDDEKRSRHLLSNLIAEHCPSIEEVYEASDLKLGVDVIKTEHPDIVFLDIEMPNQSGLDILEYFPEKVDFKIIFVTAYNQYAIEAFKLSAIDYLLKPVDITELKEAITKAKETIEAHNLSGQLNKLRNSFRQLSMDKIALEIPKGILFASHSDIIYFEANGMYTNVQLAEGKQKIICKPLKHFVVQLSDNAMFFKCHRSYFINLKYVEELVRDDGDYLLMSNQKRIPISKSKHNQFLEIVKETFM encoded by the coding sequence ATGAAAACTCTTATTATAGATGACGAAAAGCGCTCAAGACATCTATTGTCTAACCTAATAGCAGAACATTGCCCTAGCATAGAAGAGGTCTATGAAGCATCTGATTTAAAACTAGGTGTAGATGTAATTAAAACGGAGCATCCAGATATAGTGTTTTTAGACATAGAAATGCCAAATCAATCGGGTTTAGATATTTTAGAATATTTTCCAGAAAAAGTTGATTTTAAAATCATTTTTGTAACAGCATATAACCAGTATGCTATAGAAGCTTTTAAGCTTTCGGCAATTGATTATTTATTAAAGCCCGTTGATATTACCGAGCTTAAAGAGGCTATAACAAAGGCAAAAGAAACTATAGAAGCCCATAATTTAAGTGGGCAGTTAAACAAACTGCGCAATTCATTTAGGCAACTATCTATGGATAAAATTGCTCTAGAAATTCCGAAGGGTATTCTTTTTGCCTCACATAGTGATATTATTTATTTCGAAGCAAATGGTATGTACACCAACGTGCAATTGGCAGAGGGAAAACAAAAAATAATTTGTAAACCTTTAAAGCATTTTGTAGTGCAACTATCTGATAACGCAATGTTTTTTAAGTGCCACCGCTCATATTTTATTAATTTAAAATATGTTGAAGAATTAGTAAGAGATGATGGTGACTATCTATTGATGAGTAATCAAAAACGAATTCCAATTTCTAAGTCAAAGCATAATCAGTTTTTAGAAATTGTAAAAGAAACTTTTATGTGA
- a CDS encoding DUF2892 domain-containing protein yields the protein MKNRIVRGIAGTFILISLLLAIYVHQNWLWFTAFVGANLLQSSLTKWCLMDTILEKLGVKS from the coding sequence ATGAAAAACAGAATAGTTAGAGGTATCGCAGGAACATTTATTTTAATCAGTTTGTTGTTGGCTATATACGTCCATCAAAACTGGTTATGGTTTACTGCTTTTGTAGGTGCTAATTTATTACAGTCGTCTTTAACCAAATGGTGTTTAATGGACACTATATTAGAGAAGTTAGGTGTGAAAAGTTAG
- a CDS encoding efflux RND transporter periplasmic adaptor subunit, whose product MKTLSIHKLFAIVTLFAFLSCGQDEKEGVKNTSNPVSVVVAKVTANDDNSPLVVSGTIEAVNSANLSTRLMGYVERINVKVGDKASKGQTLVVINNSDLQAKSAQVNAGISEAKAAFTIAEKDYNRYKNLFDQNSASQKELDDMTAHYNMAKARLEAAQQMKNEINAQFAYTNVKAPFSGVVTGKFIDEGALANPGIPLLAVESPQNFEVIARVPEAIISNIKEGEAVNVVVSSIDAELKGKVSEVSTSSANSGGQYLVKVSLDSKNDKVRSGMFATVQFPNLKYQTSNSTTTIMIPKDAIITNGQLSGIYTVSQQNTAVLRWLRLGKTFGDKVEVLSGLSADESYILSSEEKLYNGAPLSIQ is encoded by the coding sequence ATGAAGACATTATCTATACATAAATTATTTGCCATCGTTACTTTATTCGCATTTCTAAGTTGCGGACAAGACGAAAAAGAAGGTGTAAAAAACACGTCAAATCCTGTTTCAGTTGTTGTGGCAAAAGTAACGGCCAATGACGATAATTCTCCATTAGTGGTTAGTGGTACTATTGAAGCTGTAAATAGCGCAAACTTAAGTACGCGTCTTATGGGTTATGTAGAACGGATTAATGTAAAAGTAGGCGATAAAGCATCTAAAGGTCAGACTTTAGTTGTTATAAATAATTCCGATTTGCAAGCTAAAAGCGCTCAGGTAAACGCTGGAATTTCTGAAGCCAAAGCAGCTTTCACCATCGCTGAAAAGGATTATAACCGTTACAAAAACCTTTTTGATCAAAATTCTGCTTCACAAAAAGAATTAGATGATATGACAGCACATTATAATATGGCAAAAGCAAGATTAGAGGCTGCGCAACAGATGAAGAATGAAATCAATGCGCAATTTGCTTATACCAATGTAAAAGCACCTTTTAGTGGTGTTGTTACAGGAAAATTTATAGATGAAGGCGCTTTAGCAAACCCTGGGATCCCGTTATTGGCTGTAGAATCACCACAAAATTTTGAAGTGATTGCCAGAGTTCCAGAAGCCATCATATCAAACATTAAAGAAGGTGAAGCTGTTAATGTTGTGGTGTCTTCCATTGATGCTGAACTAAAAGGAAAAGTTTCAGAAGTGAGTACGTCTTCGGCAAATTCTGGAGGACAGTATTTGGTAAAGGTAAGTTTAGATTCAAAAAACGATAAGGTACGTTCAGGTATGTTTGCTACAGTACAATTTCCGAATTTAAAATATCAAACATCAAATTCTACTACAACAATCATGATTCCAAAGGACGCTATAATTACTAATGGTCAACTATCTGGAATTTATACCGTAAGTCAGCAAAACACAGCGGTATTACGTTGGTTAAGATTAGGGAAAACTTTTGGTGATAAAGTAGAAGTGTTATCTGGCTTGTCGGCAGATGAATCGTACATATTGTCTTCAGAAGAGAAACTTTATAATGGAGCACCTTTAAGTATTCAGTAG
- a CDS encoding efflux RND transporter permease subunit, with product MKEGLAGKIAKGFISSKLTVLLMIVFMVIGVYSSFLIPREEEPQIDVPMADIFVGYPGASPTEVESRVIKPLEKLISNIKGVEYVYSTSMQEQGMVIVQFYVGEDIERSFVKLYNEINKHMDQMPQGVTFPLVKTRAIDDVPMLGLTLWSENYDDYQLKQIAQELTDEIEKVNDVSATQKIGGRNRELRVVLDKNKLASSGLDFLSVAEMIKANNQQLSSGSFDRNDTEFLVKTGEFLQTKEDVENLVIGVFQNQPIYLSQVAKVLDGPQVPVNYVSLGFGSASEKIKDYKSEYPAVTISVAKRKGADAMKISDVIIDKVEHLRATLIPGDVHVEITRNYGETASQKVSELLMHLIGAIIAVTIVVMLAMGWRGGLVVFLSVPITFALTLLSYYLLDYTLNRITLFALVFVTGIVVDDSIIIAENMHRHFKMKRLPFKQAALYAINEVGNPTILATFTVIASVLPMAFVSGLMEPYMSPMPIGASIAMLLSLFVALTITPYLGYIFLREKNKKADASVEDETSGISDSKIFKIYSKFETPLIENKTKRWAFLGITFFLLIGSVGLFFTKTVAVKMLPFDNKNEFQVVIDMPEGTTLERTALVAKEIGQYLATRPEVVNYQSYVGTSAPITFNGLVRHYDLRGGSNMADIQVNLTDKHDRSAQSHDIAKLLRPDIQQIASKYNANVKLVEVPPGPPVLSTIVAEVYGPDYDEQIRVADSVQSILKRTTDVVDIDWMVEADQKEFNFIINKEKAMLNGVAPQQIAYTMNMALSNRPVTTLYDEDASNQIGLILALDENEKSTLQDIANLKVKSQHGNLVPIIDLVTIEEGTKPKRIYRKNQKRVVYVMADMAGELESPVYAILGMSDKLQEINLPKGYSMDELYINQPEYEDDYTVKWDGEWQITLEVFRDLGIAFLGVIIIIYILIVGWFQNFKAPVVMMVAIPLSLIGIVLGHWILGAFFTATSFIGMIALAGIMVRNSVLLIDFVNLRLAEGIPLKQAVIEAGAVRTTPILLTAGTVVIGAFVILFDPIFQGLAISLMGGTIVSTFLTLLVVPLVYYMIERKKYK from the coding sequence ATGAAAGAAGGTTTAGCAGGAAAAATTGCCAAAGGCTTTATAAGTTCTAAACTTACAGTGCTTTTAATGATTGTTTTTATGGTCATTGGAGTGTACAGTTCGTTTTTAATTCCTCGAGAGGAAGAGCCGCAGATTGATGTGCCAATGGCAGATATTTTTGTGGGTTATCCTGGCGCAAGTCCTACAGAAGTTGAGTCTAGAGTTATAAAACCATTAGAAAAGCTTATCTCTAATATTAAAGGTGTAGAATATGTGTATTCTACATCCATGCAAGAGCAAGGTATGGTCATTGTTCAGTTTTATGTGGGAGAAGATATTGAGCGCTCGTTTGTAAAATTATACAACGAAATCAACAAGCATATGGACCAAATGCCACAAGGTGTAACGTTTCCTTTGGTAAAAACACGTGCTATTGACGACGTACCAATGCTGGGATTAACCTTATGGAGTGAGAATTATGACGATTATCAGTTAAAACAAATTGCACAAGAGTTAACAGACGAAATTGAAAAGGTTAACGATGTGTCGGCAACACAAAAAATCGGTGGAAGAAATCGCGAGTTACGCGTAGTTTTAGATAAGAATAAACTAGCGTCTAGTGGCTTAGATTTTTTATCTGTTGCCGAAATGATTAAAGCTAACAATCAGCAACTAAGCTCTGGTAGTTTTGATAGAAATGATACCGAATTCCTTGTAAAAACAGGAGAATTTCTACAAACCAAAGAAGATGTAGAAAATTTGGTTATTGGCGTTTTTCAAAATCAGCCTATTTATTTAAGTCAAGTGGCAAAAGTATTAGATGGACCACAAGTACCTGTTAATTATGTGAGTCTTGGATTTGGTTCTGCCAGTGAAAAGATTAAAGATTACAAGTCGGAATATCCTGCAGTTACCATTTCTGTCGCAAAGCGAAAAGGTGCTGATGCAATGAAAATTTCCGATGTTATTATAGACAAGGTGGAGCACCTGAGAGCGACTTTAATTCCAGGTGATGTTCATGTAGAAATAACACGTAATTATGGAGAAACAGCCTCACAAAAAGTATCTGAATTATTAATGCACCTCATTGGAGCAATAATCGCAGTAACGATTGTGGTAATGCTAGCTATGGGCTGGCGTGGTGGATTGGTGGTATTCTTATCGGTACCAATTACATTTGCTTTAACCTTGTTGAGTTATTACTTACTCGATTATACATTAAATCGTATAACGCTTTTTGCTTTAGTTTTTGTTACTGGTATTGTGGTAGATGATTCCATTATTATTGCTGAAAATATGCATAGGCATTTTAAGATGAAACGTTTGCCGTTTAAACAAGCCGCTTTATACGCGATTAATGAAGTTGGTAATCCAACCATTTTAGCCACCTTTACGGTAATAGCATCGGTTTTACCAATGGCTTTTGTATCTGGTTTAATGGAACCATATATGAGTCCTATGCCTATTGGTGCATCAATTGCCATGTTATTATCCTTATTTGTCGCGTTGACAATTACGCCATATTTGGGTTATATTTTCTTGAGAGAAAAGAATAAAAAAGCAGATGCTTCGGTTGAAGATGAAACTTCAGGAATTTCGGATTCAAAAATATTTAAAATCTATTCAAAATTTGAAACACCACTTATTGAAAATAAAACCAAACGTTGGGCATTTTTAGGTATAACATTTTTCTTATTGATTGGTTCTGTTGGATTATTTTTTACAAAAACAGTTGCTGTAAAAATGTTACCATTTGATAATAAGAATGAATTTCAGGTGGTCATTGATATGCCAGAAGGTACAACCTTAGAGCGTACAGCTTTAGTTGCCAAAGAAATAGGGCAGTACCTGGCTACGAGACCAGAAGTGGTAAATTACCAGAGTTATGTTGGTACTTCTGCACCAATAACATTTAACGGATTAGTACGTCATTACGATTTACGTGGTGGTAGTAATATGGCAGATATCCAAGTAAATCTAACAGATAAGCACGATAGATCTGCACAGAGCCATGATATCGCTAAATTATTGCGTCCAGATATTCAACAGATTGCTTCAAAATATAATGCCAATGTAAAATTGGTTGAGGTTCCACCAGGACCACCAGTATTATCTACGATAGTTGCGGAAGTTTATGGACCAGATTACGACGAGCAAATTCGTGTTGCAGATTCGGTTCAGTCTATTTTAAAGCGTACAACCGACGTTGTTGATATCGATTGGATGGTTGAGGCAGATCAAAAAGAATTCAATTTTATTATAAACAAAGAAAAAGCGATGCTAAATGGTGTGGCACCACAGCAAATTGCTTACACCATGAATATGGCTTTGTCTAACAGACCTGTAACGACTTTATATGATGAAGATGCTTCAAATCAAATTGGGTTGATACTAGCTTTGGATGAAAACGAAAAGTCTACACTACAAGATATTGCCAATTTAAAAGTAAAATCTCAACATGGTAATTTGGTGCCAATAATAGATTTGGTAACTATAGAAGAAGGAACAAAACCAAAGCGTATTTACCGCAAAAATCAAAAACGTGTAGTATATGTTATGGCGGATATGGCAGGCGAATTAGAAAGTCCGGTTTATGCTATTTTAGGTATGTCTGATAAACTTCAGGAAATCAACTTGCCAAAAGGTTACAGCATGGATGAGCTGTACATAAACCAACCAGAATATGAAGATGATTATACTGTGAAATGGGATGGAGAATGGCAAATTACTCTAGAAGTTTTTCGGGATTTAGGAATTGCCTTTTTGGGAGTAATTATTATCATCTATATATTAATTGTAGGATGGTTCCAAAATTTTAAAGCACCAGTAGTTATGATGGTCGCTATTCCATTATCACTGATAGGTATTGTTTTAGGTCACTGGATATTGGGAGCTTTCTTTACGGCAACGTCTTTTATTGGTATGATTGCTTTAGCCGGAATTATGGTGCGTAATTCGGTATTGCTCATTGATTTTGTGAATTTAAGATTGGCAGAAGGTATTCCATTAAAGCAAGCTGTGATTGAAGCGGGAGCAGTAAGAACAACACCAATTTTGTTAACAGCAGGTACAGTTGTTATAGGTGCATTTGTTATTCTTTTCGATCCAATTTTCCAAGGTTTGGCTATTTCATTAATGGGAGGAACTATTGTGTCAACGTTCTTAACATTATTGGTAGTGCCATTAGTATACTATATGATAGAACGTAAAAAATATAAATAA